In one window of Paraburkholderia phymatum STM815 DNA:
- a CDS encoding MFS transporter, which produces MPIPLLALAISAFAIGTTEFVIMGLLPEVAKDLAVSLPSAGLLVSGYALGVAVGAPLLAVVTSRMPRKLALQLLMGVFIVGNLLCAIASDYSVLMIARVVTSFAHGSFFGIGAVVAASLVPQEKRASAIALMFTGLTLANVLGVPFGTFIGQQFGWRVAFWIVAAFGVMSLAGVTALVPNRHDTGPAGLGHEVRVLKEPQVWLALTMTVLGFGGVFVVFTYIAPILEQVGGFTPHGVTLILVLFGVGLTVGNTVGGKLADRSLMPSLMGILIALAVVMAVFAHTSHSQVAAAVTVFIWGIAAFATVPPLQMRVVEKAKAAPNLASTLNIGAFNVGNAGGAWLGGLAISHGYGLDALPYVAAVVALAALGLTWIAARLDAPAAIATRKMRERV; this is translated from the coding sequence ATGCCCATCCCCTTGCTCGCGCTCGCCATCAGCGCCTTCGCCATCGGCACGACCGAGTTCGTCATCATGGGCTTGCTGCCCGAAGTGGCGAAGGATCTCGCCGTGTCGCTGCCGTCAGCCGGTCTGCTCGTCAGCGGCTATGCGCTCGGCGTGGCCGTCGGCGCGCCGCTGCTCGCCGTCGTCACCAGCAGGATGCCACGCAAGCTGGCGCTGCAATTGCTGATGGGCGTGTTCATTGTCGGCAACTTGCTGTGCGCGATCGCATCCGACTATTCCGTGCTGATGATCGCGCGCGTCGTGACGTCGTTCGCGCATGGCTCCTTTTTTGGCATCGGCGCGGTGGTGGCCGCGTCGCTCGTGCCGCAGGAAAAGCGTGCAAGCGCGATTGCGCTGATGTTCACCGGCCTTACGCTGGCAAACGTGCTCGGCGTGCCGTTCGGTACGTTCATCGGTCAGCAGTTCGGCTGGCGCGTCGCGTTCTGGATCGTCGCGGCATTCGGCGTGATGTCGCTCGCGGGTGTCACCGCGCTTGTGCCGAACCGGCACGACACGGGACCGGCCGGTCTCGGGCACGAAGTGCGCGTGCTGAAAGAGCCGCAAGTATGGCTTGCGCTGACGATGACGGTGCTCGGCTTCGGCGGCGTGTTCGTCGTGTTCACTTATATCGCGCCGATTCTCGAACAGGTGGGCGGCTTCACGCCTCACGGCGTCACGCTGATCCTCGTGCTGTTCGGCGTCGGCCTGACGGTCGGCAACACGGTGGGCGGCAAGCTTGCGGACCGTTCGCTGATGCCGTCGCTGATGGGCATTCTGATCGCGCTCGCCGTCGTGATGGCCGTGTTCGCGCACACGAGCCACTCGCAGGTTGCGGCGGCCGTCACGGTGTTCATCTGGGGCATCGCGGCGTTCGCGACGGTGCCGCCGCTTCAGATGCGTGTCGTCGAAAAAGCGAAGGCTGCGCCGAATCTCGCGTCGACGCTCAACATCGGCGCGTTCAATGTCGGCAACGCGGGCGGCGCATGGCTGGGCGGGCTGGCGATCAGTCACGGTTACGGGCTCGATGCGCTGCCGTACGTGGCCGCTGTGGTCGCGCTGGCCGCTTTGGGCTTGACGTGGATCGCCGCGCGGCTGGATGCACCCGCGGCCATCGCGACGCGGAAAATGCGCGAGCGGGTTTGA